In Helianthus annuus cultivar XRQ/B chromosome 8, HanXRQr2.0-SUNRISE, whole genome shotgun sequence, a single genomic region encodes these proteins:
- the LOC110873500 gene encoding xanthotoxin 5-hydroxylase CYP82C4 — MLVLECHHMVDPYWREMRKMAVSELFTSQRVEMFKHIRTSQVKNSIMELYALCQRNGGRASAINISKWFECIPLNIIVRILVGKAFSNGNNEQDSHVKEAIKKLLYLSGFFVVSDFFPNLEWMDIGGHLKSMKQVAKELDGVIEKWLNEHIEKRQERGSNKEGDFMDLMLSSLPQDTEMFGYGRETIIKATTLVLMWTGSESTAVTMTWTLSLLLNHPHILKGAQEELDIHVGREKWAEESDIKNLVYLQAIVKETLRLYPPGPLAGPHEAIEDCKIGGYHVTKGTRLIMNVWKLHHDPQVWSDPHEFRPERFLKEHSEINYSGQNFEYIPFSTGRRMCPATMFASNVLHLTFARLLQGFDLSTPMGKPVDMSEGLGLTLPKAEPLEVTITPRLSPELY; from the exons ATGCTGGTTTTGGAATGTCACCATATGGTCGATCCGTATTGGCGAGAGATGCGAAAGATGGCGGTTTCTGAGCTCTTTACAAGCCAACGTGTTGAAATGTTCAAGCACATCCGTACCTCACAGGTGAAAAACTCCATTATGGAGCTCTATGCGTTGTGCCAAAGGAATGGGGGTCGAGCATCTGCAATTAACATAAGCAAGTGGTTCGAGTGCATACCGCTCAATATAATTGTAAGAATCCTAGTGGGGAAAGCATTCTCTAATGGTAACAACGAACAAGACTCGCATGTAAAAGAAGCCATAAAGAAACTACTGTACCTTTCAGGCTTCTTTGTTGTGTCTGATTTTTTTCCAAATCTTGAATGGATGGACATTGGAGGGCATCTTAAATCTATGAAGCAAGTGGCTAAAGAGCTTGATGGTGTCATTGAAAAGTGGCTTAACGAACATATTGAGAAGAGACAAGAACGTGGTAGCAATAAAGAAGGTGACTTCATGGATCTGATGCTGTCATCCCTACCCCAAGACACTGAAATGTTTGGCTATGGGCGTGAAACCATCATCAAGGCAACAACTTTG GTTCTCATGTGGACTGGTTCAGAAAGCACTGCTGTGACAATGACATGGACACTCTCTCTATTACTAAACCACCCCCACATCCTAAAAGGTGCACAGGAAGAGCTTGACATCCATGTAGGACGAGAGAAATGGGCGGAAGAATCAGACATAAAAAATCTTGTGTATCTACAAGCCATAGTTAAGGAAACACTCAGACTGTACCCACCAGGTCCCTTGGCAGGACCTCATGAGGCCATTGAGGACTGCAAAATCGGGGGCTATCATGTCACCAAAGGGACTCGTCTGATCATGAATGTATGGAAGCTACACCACGACCCACAAGTCTGGTCGGATCCTCATGAGTTTCGACCAGAGAGGTTTCTTAAGGAGCACTCAGAGATAAATTATTCGGGTCAGAACTTTGAATACATTCCATTCAGCACTGGAAGGAGAATGTGCCCTGCAACCATGTTTGCTTCGAATGTGCTTCACTTGACATTTGCTCGGTTACTTCAAGGGTTTGACTTATCAACACCAATGGGGAAGCCTGTGGATATGAGCGAAGGCTTAGGACTTACCTTGCCCAAGGCAGAACCCCTTGAAGTTACTATCACTCCACGCCTTTCTCCAGAGCTTTATTAG